A genome region from Vibrio tapetis subsp. tapetis includes the following:
- a CDS encoding CpaF family protein has translation MAHDIHQTEKVRQEQIGAVRDALLESLDPSKALEMSVKELEFTVFQSLNQLALDSKVTMNLREQQKLTKELIDDILGLGQLESLLNDPNVADIMVNGCDQVYAERHGKLELTSIVFRNQEHVHNIAQRIASLVGRRIDEASPMVDARLEDGSRVNVIAPPLSLNGTVISIRKFSKNRLSLEVMAQQQNLSESMARLLANYVSAKMNIVVSGGTGAGKTTLLNALSEHISEHERLITIEDAAEIQLKQPHVISLETRAESVEGSGAVTQTDLVKNALRMRPDRILLGEVRGEEVFDMLQAMNTGHDGSLSTVHANTPADALIRLENMLSMSQSKLNPELVRKQIASSIDVVVQIERCRDGKRRITHIAEILGCNDGHIALNTLFKFVYDGRIVDDTLEGHFDCLVEQSCKQEKLQHAGLLNETQQLLASQYLAKKRTVEGVNHDE, from the coding sequence ATGGCTCACGATATTCATCAAACTGAAAAGGTAAGGCAAGAGCAAATAGGCGCGGTTCGAGACGCGCTGTTGGAGTCGCTTGATCCCAGTAAAGCATTGGAAATGTCGGTAAAAGAACTTGAGTTTACCGTCTTTCAATCGCTGAACCAGCTAGCACTAGACAGCAAAGTCACCATGAATTTACGTGAACAACAAAAACTCACTAAAGAATTGATCGACGACATATTGGGGTTAGGTCAACTAGAAAGTCTGCTAAATGATCCTAATGTGGCGGATATCATGGTGAATGGTTGCGATCAGGTTTATGCCGAAAGGCATGGCAAACTCGAGTTGACGTCCATTGTTTTTCGTAATCAAGAACACGTACATAACATAGCACAGAGAATTGCGAGCCTAGTTGGTCGACGTATCGATGAAGCGTCACCTATGGTCGATGCACGGTTAGAAGACGGTAGCCGAGTGAACGTGATAGCCCCTCCTTTATCGCTAAACGGCACGGTCATATCCATTCGTAAGTTTTCAAAAAACCGATTGTCTCTTGAGGTCATGGCTCAGCAACAAAACTTGTCGGAGTCTATGGCGCGTTTGCTGGCCAATTACGTAAGCGCCAAAATGAATATTGTCGTTTCAGGAGGAACCGGTGCTGGTAAAACAACCTTGCTCAATGCACTTTCCGAGCACATCTCTGAGCATGAACGACTGATTACCATTGAGGATGCGGCAGAGATCCAGTTAAAACAACCGCACGTTATTAGCCTAGAAACTCGTGCCGAGAGTGTAGAGGGTTCAGGGGCGGTAACTCAAACCGATTTGGTTAAAAATGCGCTTCGGATGAGACCGGATCGAATTTTATTGGGTGAGGTTCGCGGCGAGGAGGTGTTTGATATGCTTCAAGCGATGAACACCGGCCACGATGGCTCCTTGTCTACGGTACACGCCAATACTCCCGCTGATGCTTTGATTCGTTTAGAGAACATGTTGAGCATGAGCCAAAGTAAGCTCAACCCTGAGTTAGTTCGTAAACAAATAGCGTCATCGATTGATGTGGTTGTGCAAATTGAACGTTGCCGAGATGGTAAACGACGCATTACGCACATTGCAGAAATACTAGGCTGTAATGATGGGCACATCGCGCTCAATACGTTGTTTAAATTTGTCTACGATGGCCGCATTGTGGACGACACATTAGAGGGGCACTTTGATTGTTTAGTTGAGCAAAGTTGCAAGCAAGAAAAACTACAGCATGCCGGTTTGCTTAACGAAACCCAACAGCTTCTGGCCTCTCAATACTTAGCGAAAAAACGAACGGTTGAGGGCGTCAATCATGATGAATAA
- a CDS encoding type II secretion system F family protein, which translates to MMPFILAVTLMVLIGAIAQTKYQKQRFHRRLLLVLQTPRRQNQAGLVLKGVGLTCAIWVEKYLSSERDKQPLQTLLLKAGYFHPKALAWFLFAKMSAMVVGLCISALWFLINPELLSGKSALIALVASIGVGILVEKRVAALADARQSRMSRFCPDVMDMMVICAEAGTSLDVSLQKVGQKIRPICPELADEFQQVVNELRILPSRSQAIKNLANRTQVEELRMLAITLYQAMNYGTSIAKTLRVVASDTRQKRLLSMEELASKVPAKMGLPLILLVLFPTLVLIAAPALLGLIDALS; encoded by the coding sequence ATGATGCCATTTATTTTAGCCGTAACGCTTATGGTGCTTATAGGCGCAATCGCTCAAACAAAGTACCAAAAGCAGCGTTTTCATCGACGCTTGCTGTTGGTATTACAAACCCCAAGAAGGCAAAACCAAGCGGGTCTGGTACTGAAAGGTGTTGGGCTAACATGCGCTATATGGGTCGAAAAATACCTCTCATCCGAAAGAGATAAACAGCCCTTACAAACTCTCTTACTTAAGGCGGGGTATTTTCACCCTAAAGCTTTGGCCTGGTTTTTATTTGCCAAAATGAGTGCGATGGTTGTTGGCTTATGTATCTCTGCTTTATGGTTTCTCATCAACCCTGAATTACTCAGCGGAAAAAGCGCGCTCATTGCGCTGGTGGCTTCTATTGGTGTCGGTATTTTGGTCGAAAAGCGTGTTGCTGCTCTGGCGGACGCAAGGCAGTCTCGAATGAGCCGTTTTTGCCCAGATGTGATGGACATGATGGTCATTTGTGCCGAAGCAGGAACTAGCCTAGACGTTTCATTGCAAAAAGTAGGACAGAAGATCAGGCCTATTTGCCCTGAATTGGCTGATGAATTCCAACAAGTCGTGAACGAGCTCAGAATTCTACCCAGTCGCAGTCAAGCGATTAAAAACCTTGCCAACCGAACTCAGGTCGAAGAATTGAGAATGTTAGCGATTACCTTGTATCAAGCCATGAATTACGGCACGTCTATCGCGAAAACATTGCGAGTAGTGGCATCTGATACACGGCAGAAACGTTTATTGTCTATGGAAGAACTCGCCTCAAAAGTCCCTGCAAAAATGGGACTTCCACTTATATTACTCGTTTTGTTCCCCACGCTTGTTTTGATTGCGGCCCCTGCGTTGTTAGGGCTCAT
- a CDS encoding type II secretion system F family protein — MMNNAVYVLAFVVCIAVIVAKLERKQKRLATLRSQAKRVLSIHYQGDFAFAKLSASSMSGFELQLQSVKSRITLPVMVVGIGAGALCYKMSASIVLTFGVAVVVMALTSKLIIAHQAKKALQQLEAQLPDAIEVFARAIAAGVPLNRSVLSVSESFEGALGSEFRKIYDALLLGVSFQQAFSDAADRVDSEAFGYFTAVLSLNTETGGPLVDALSNLGASLREKSKIHQKVLALTAEPRVAARVVTAIPIVLLSMQFVKQPEQIDFLLNDPSGQSVLAYAVVSMALGLIWINRLTKVS; from the coding sequence ATGATGAATAACGCCGTTTATGTTCTCGCATTTGTTGTGTGTATCGCGGTGATCGTTGCCAAATTGGAGCGTAAACAAAAACGATTGGCAACGCTGAGAAGCCAAGCAAAACGCGTTCTGTCAATTCATTATCAAGGTGATTTCGCGTTCGCTAAATTATCAGCTTCGTCGATGTCTGGGTTTGAGTTACAACTGCAATCAGTCAAATCCCGTATTACGCTACCCGTTATGGTTGTGGGTATTGGGGCCGGTGCCTTGTGTTACAAAATGTCCGCAAGCATCGTTCTTACCTTTGGTGTCGCCGTTGTCGTTATGGCATTGACGAGCAAGCTCATTATTGCGCATCAAGCGAAGAAAGCCCTGCAGCAGTTAGAAGCTCAGTTACCGGATGCTATCGAGGTATTTGCCCGAGCGATTGCAGCAGGCGTGCCTTTGAATCGTTCGGTTCTGAGTGTTTCAGAGTCATTTGAGGGGGCGTTAGGGAGCGAGTTTCGTAAAATCTACGATGCGCTGTTGTTAGGTGTCTCGTTCCAACAAGCCTTTTCAGATGCCGCCGACCGGGTGGATTCAGAAGCGTTTGGCTATTTTACCGCAGTGTTAAGTTTGAACACTGAAACCGGTGGGCCATTGGTGGACGCACTCAGTAATTTAGGGGCGAGCTTAAGAGAGAAAAGCAAAATTCATCAGAAAGTTCTGGCTCTGACGGCGGAACCAAGAGTCGCTGCACGGGTGGTAACGGCGATTCCCATTGTTTTGCTCTCGATGCAATTTGTTAAACAGCCAGAACAAATCGACTTCTTGCTTAATGACCCTAGTGGTCAGAGCGTATTGGCCTATGCGGTTGTTAGTATGGCGCTTGGTCTTATTTGGATCAATCGACTGACCAAGGTGTCGTAA